Proteins co-encoded in one Pogoniulus pusillus isolate bPogPus1 chromosome 15, bPogPus1.pri, whole genome shotgun sequence genomic window:
- the ELK3 gene encoding ETS domain-containing protein Elk-3 yields the protein MESAITLWQFLLQLLLDQKHEHLICWTSNDGEFKLLKAEEVAKLWGLRKNKTNMNYDKLSRALRYYYDKNIIKKVIGQKFVYKFVSFPDILKMDPQAVEISRESLLLQDSDCKVPVEGREQHKHGLSALKGASRNDYIHSGLYSSFTINSLQSQPDPYKPIKTEKLEEKAEGSTAVEEVRTVIRFVTNKPDKQALRPMVSLPSTSETAAASAFLSSSVSAKISSLMLPNSASISSPSASSSSSRSPSLSPTSPLPAEHRSLFFESSCHDSDSLEPLNLSSGSKAKSPSLPPKAKKPKGLEISAPPMVLSSTDIGSIALNSPALPSGSLTPAFFTAQTPNGLLLTPSPLLSSIHFWSSLSPVAPLSPARLQGPNTLFQFPTLLNGHIPVPLPSLDRASSPVLLSPNAQKS from the exons TGGAGAGTGCAATCACACTGTGGCAGTTCCTTTTGCAGTTGCTGCTAGACCAGAAACATGAGCACCTGATTTGCTGGACGTCTAATGATGGTGAATTCAAGCTACTCAAGGCAGAAGAAGTGGCTAAGCTGTGGGGcctcaggaaaaacaaaactaatATGAATTATGACAAGCTGAGCCGAGCGCTCAGATACTATTATGACAAG AACATCATCAAGAAGGTCATCGGGCAGAAGTTTGTGTACAAGTTCGTCTCCTTCCCTGACATCTTGAAAATGGATCCCCAGGCCGTGGAGATCAGCAGGGAGAGCCTTTTGCTGCAGGACAGCGACTGCAAGGTGCCtgtggagggcagggagcagcacaagCATGGCCTGTCGGCGCTGAAGGGCGCCAGCCGCAACGACTACATCCACTCTGGCCTCTACTCCTCCTTCACTATCAActccctgcagagccagccagACCCCTACAAGCCCATCAAAACggagaagctggaggagaaggcagaggggagcACGGCGGTCGAAGAGGTTCGGACCGTTATCAGGTTTGTGACAAACAAACCAGACAAACAGGCTCTCAGGCCCATGGTGTCCCTGCCTTCCACCTCcgagacagcagcagcctctgctttcctcagctcctcagtgtcagCCAAAATCTCCTCCTTAATGCTACCCAACAGTGCCAGCATTTCATCTCCGTCggcgtcctcctcctcctccaggtcGCCGTCTCTGTCTCCCACCTCGCCCCTCCCTGCAGAACACAGGAGCCTCTTCTTTGAGTCCAGTTGCCACGACTCAGATTCCCTGGAGCCTCTGAACCTCTCCTCGGGCTCCAAGGCAAAGTCTCCATCTCTTCCCCCAAAGGCTAAAAAACCCAAAGGCTTGGAAATCTCTGCCCCACCCATGGTTCTCTCCAGCACCGACATCGGTTCCATCGCCCTCAACAGCCCTGCGCTCCCCTCGGGATCCCTGACTCCAGCTTTCTTCACTGCACAG ACCCCAAATGGATTATTGCTGACCCCAAGCCCACTGCTATCTAGCATTCATTTCTGGAGCAGCCTCAGTCCTGTTGCTCCTCTGagtcctgccaggctgcagggaccaAACACTCTGTTCCAG